The following coding sequences are from one Candidatus Ozemobacteraceae bacterium window:
- a CDS encoding prepilin-type N-terminal cleavage/methylation domain-containing protein — MATGKLVRMTCGRKRREGFTLLELLVVVGILATLVALALPYYQDYINQSRITAAQADLTSYAKALSLYEQTETTYTSDNFLPLIGKYIQDFRTYSGQVKPKDPWGNDYLIDKVNGSVVCTGIDGTDQTTKNAVPASPNPRMPQGDDSCITYKPPFFISSAKAINSTMVEVVFSRRVASATAAVMNAAFTVTGRTTLNVQKVSETIFRVTLTAAMAKGTNTVNVADTITDVNLKPIAGATADANPETGWVGKFDFTY, encoded by the coding sequence ATGGCCACCGGTAAACTTGTGAGAATGACATGCGGAAGAAAGCGGCGTGAAGGTTTCACGCTGCTCGAACTGCTTGTTGTCGTCGGTATCCTGGCAACGCTCGTTGCTCTCGCTTTGCCGTATTACCAGGATTACATCAACCAGTCCCGCATCACCGCCGCCCAGGCCGATTTGACGAGTTATGCAAAAGCCTTGTCTTTGTATGAACAAACTGAAACTACCTACACATCTGACAATTTTTTGCCGTTGATTGGTAAATATATTCAAGATTTTAGAACGTATTCTGGGCAGGTTAAGCCGAAAGATCCATGGGGCAATGATTATTTGATCGATAAGGTAAATGGTTCTGTCGTTTGCACGGGGATCGATGGTACAGATCAGACGACGAAGAATGCAGTCCCAGCATCGCCTAATCCGCGTATGCCTCAAGGTGATGACAGTTGCATTACTTACAAGCCTCCGTTCTTCATTTCTTCGGCCAAGGCTATCAATTCAACAATGGTTGAAGTTGTATTCTCACGGCGTGTTGCATCAGCAACTGCGGCAGTTATGAATGCTGCATTTACCGTGACTGGACGTACTACCCTCAATGTTCAGAAAGTATCTGAGACAATATTCCGTGTGACTCTTACAGCCGCGATGGCCAAGGGAACAAATACCGTTAATGTTGCCGATACTATTACAGATGTAAACCTGAAACCTATTGCAGGAGCAACTGCTGACGCAAATCCTGAAACAGGTTGGGTTGGAAAATTTGATTTTACATATTAG